In a genomic window of Chryseobacterium sp. G0162:
- a CDS encoding cupin-like domain-containing protein, which produces MGIILKPIDVVDDISKEEFYEKYLKPRRPVVIKNMAKKWPAYQKWTMEYMKEVVGDVEVPLYDSSKADPSAPINSSAAKMKFGDYIDLIQREPTDLRIFLFDPIKYAPKLLEDYISPKELMGGFLDKYPNMFFGGKGSVTFLHFDIDMAHIFHTHFNGRKHILLFDYKWRERLYQIPYATYALEDYDIENPDFTKFPALDGVEGIECFLEHGDTLFMPTGWWHWMKYLDGSFSISLRAWDKSWAVKAHSLWNLTVQRKFDDIMKSNFKNKYMDWKEKMAIKRAEIALKRGLPK; this is translated from the coding sequence ATGGGAATTATTTTAAAGCCTATAGATGTTGTCGATGATATTTCTAAAGAGGAATTCTACGAAAAATATCTAAAGCCAAGAAGGCCCGTTGTCATCAAAAATATGGCAAAAAAGTGGCCTGCTTATCAAAAATGGACGATGGAATATATGAAGGAGGTTGTAGGAGATGTGGAGGTCCCTTTATATGACAGCTCAAAGGCAGATCCTTCTGCTCCCATCAATTCTTCGGCGGCCAAAATGAAATTCGGAGATTATATAGATCTTATTCAGAGAGAGCCTACTGATCTTAGAATTTTCCTTTTTGACCCAATAAAATACGCTCCAAAACTTTTAGAAGATTATATTTCACCCAAAGAGCTTATGGGAGGGTTTCTTGATAAATACCCGAATATGTTCTTCGGTGGGAAAGGCTCCGTTACCTTTTTGCATTTTGATATAGATATGGCGCACATTTTCCATACTCATTTTAACGGAAGAAAGCATATTCTTCTTTTTGATTATAAATGGAGAGAAAGGCTGTACCAGATTCCTTATGCAACCTATGCTCTGGAGGATTATGATATTGAAAATCCTGATTTCACAAAGTTCCCGGCATTGGATGGTGTAGAAGGTATTGAATGTTTTCTTGAGCATGGTGATACCCTATTCATGCCTACAGGATGGTGGCACTGGATGAAATATCTTGATGGTTCTTTCTCTATCTCGTTGAGGGCTTGGGATAAATCATGGGCAGTAAAGGCACATTCTTTATGGAACCTTACCGTACAACGAAAGTTTGATGACATTATGAAGTCTAACTTCAAGAACAAGTACATGGACTGGAAGGAAAAGATGGCCATTAAGAGAGCAGAGATCGCTTTAAAAAGAGGCTTACCAAAATAA
- a CDS encoding O-acetyl-ADP-ribose deacetylase has product MKIEVIKGDITKIHAEAVVNAANSSLLGGGGVDGAIHRVGGPKILEECMAIRNRQGKCNTGEAVVTTAGNLPAKYVIHTVGPVWNNDKEKSLKLLSECYKNSLLLAESFGVKTIAFPNISTGIYKFPKDLAGEIAINEVRKFRSNSIETVIFVCFDEENEEIYKKLLKSPL; this is encoded by the coding sequence ATGAAAATTGAAGTTATAAAAGGAGACATCACAAAGATTCATGCAGAGGCTGTTGTCAATGCAGCCAACTCTTCCTTATTGGGAGGAGGAGGTGTAGATGGAGCTATTCATCGAGTAGGAGGACCAAAAATATTGGAAGAATGCATGGCGATCAGAAACAGACAAGGTAAATGCAATACAGGAGAAGCAGTAGTGACAACAGCTGGAAATCTTCCTGCAAAATATGTCATCCATACTGTAGGACCAGTCTGGAATAATGATAAAGAAAAGAGTTTAAAGCTTTTATCAGAATGTTATAAGAACTCTTTACTGTTGGCAGAAAGTTTTGGAGTGAAAACCATAGCTTTTCCCAATATCAGCACAGGAATTTATAAATTTCCAAAAGATCTGGCAGGAGAAATAGCTATTAATGAAGTAAGAAAGTTTCGCTCAAATAGTATAGAGACAGTTATTTTTGTGTGTTTTGATGAAGAAAATGAAGAGATTTATAAAAAGCTTTTAAAGTCTCCTCTTTAG
- a CDS encoding ADP-ribosylation/crystallin J1, with protein sequence MKTTRLYRPVGEKEMVLIIENGYQKFPPRLEWQPIFYPVLDEDYASEIAEKWNTRDEFGNYLGFVTRFEVLEDVANQYPAQNVGARNHNELWVPSEELAAFNQAIIGNIEVFKVFVGKDFKGSANNEIEGLVKTLKTTTTNP encoded by the coding sequence ATGAAAACAACAAGATTGTACAGACCGGTAGGAGAAAAGGAAATGGTTCTTATTATTGAGAACGGATATCAAAAATTTCCTCCAAGACTGGAATGGCAGCCCATTTTTTACCCGGTTCTGGATGAAGATTATGCTTCGGAAATTGCTGAGAAATGGAATACCAGAGATGAGTTTGGAAACTATCTTGGTTTTGTTACCCGTTTTGAAGTGTTGGAAGATGTTGCCAATCAGTATCCGGCACAGAACGTAGGAGCCAGAAATCATAATGAATTGTGGGTTCCTTCAGAAGAACTGGCAGCATTCAATCAGGCTATCATTGGAAATATAGAGGTCTTCAAAGTATTTGTAGGAAAGGATTTTAAAGGATCTGCAAATAACGAAATAGAAGGTCTGGTAAAGACTTTAAAAACAACCACCACGAATCCATAG
- a CDS encoding RNA 2'-phosphotransferase, with translation MNEIETKRISKFLSLILRHQPETIGLKLDENGWADVEELRAKSAKKRVHFSFEELDEVVETNNKKRFAFNDDKTKIRASQGHSIDINLALEALQPPEFLYHGTAEANISSILEKGIEKRTRQHVHLSADKETATKVGMRHGKPIILTIRTGKMHEDGLFFFQSANGVWLTEFIDPKYISK, from the coding sequence ATGAACGAAATAGAAACAAAAAGAATAAGTAAATTTTTAAGCCTTATTTTGAGGCATCAACCTGAAACTATCGGCTTAAAGCTGGATGAAAACGGTTGGGCAGATGTAGAAGAGCTGAGAGCAAAATCAGCAAAAAAAAGAGTACATTTTTCTTTTGAAGAATTAGATGAGGTGGTTGAAACCAATAATAAAAAAAGATTTGCCTTTAATGATGATAAAACAAAAATCAGAGCCAGCCAGGGACATTCTATCGACATCAATTTAGCTTTGGAAGCTCTACAACCGCCTGAGTTTTTATATCACGGAACGGCTGAAGCCAATATTTCCTCCATTTTAGAAAAAGGAATTGAAAAAAGAACCCGCCAGCATGTACACTTAAGCGCTGATAAAGAGACCGCTACGAAAGTAGGAATGAGACACGGTAAACCTATAATCCTGACGATCAGAACCGGAAAAATGCATGAGGATGGCTTATTCTTTTTCCAATCCGCTAATGGAGTATGGCTCACAGAGTTTATAGATCCGAAATACATTTCAAAATAA
- a CDS encoding metallophosphoesterase family protein, with amino-acid sequence MNRTLLIGDIHGGFRALEQVLERAEVAPNDKLIFLGDYVDGWSESFQVIQTLIELSEKNNCIFIKGNHDVWCEDWLARGEGPGVWLSNGGKSTVDSYENYSQEDQELHLEFFQRMKSYHVDDQNRLFIHAGYSSMHGPEKEVYSSNYRWDRTLWETAVAMDKKLEKHSMLYPKRLLLYKEIFIGHTPTLYIGSKTPTNKANIWNMDTGAAFTGALSIMDIDTNEFWQSDPLPSLYPNEKGRNGDMLNR; translated from the coding sequence ATGAACAGAACATTATTAATAGGAGACATTCACGGCGGATTTAGAGCATTAGAACAGGTACTTGAAAGGGCTGAAGTGGCCCCAAATGACAAGCTGATCTTCCTTGGAGATTATGTAGACGGTTGGAGTGAATCTTTCCAGGTTATTCAAACTTTAATAGAACTTTCCGAAAAGAACAACTGTATTTTTATCAAAGGAAATCATGACGTATGGTGTGAAGATTGGTTAGCCCGTGGAGAAGGGCCTGGTGTATGGCTTTCCAATGGCGGGAAAAGTACGGTAGACAGTTATGAGAATTATTCTCAGGAAGATCAAGAGTTACATCTTGAGTTTTTCCAGCGTATGAAAAGTTATCACGTTGATGACCAGAACCGTCTGTTTATTCATGCCGGATACTCGTCCATGCACGGACCTGAAAAAGAAGTGTATTCCAGCAATTACCGCTGGGACAGAACCCTTTGGGAAACAGCTGTAGCCATGGATAAGAAACTGGAAAAGCACTCCATGTTATATCCCAAAAGGCTGCTTCTTTATAAGGAAATATTTATCGGACATACTCCAACGCTGTATATTGGAAGTAAAACTCCAACCAATAAAGCCAATATCTGGAATATGGATACCGGAGCTGCATTTACAGGTGCATTATCCATCATGGATATTGATACCAATGAATTCTGGCAAAGTGATCCGCTTCCCTCATTATATCCTAATGAAAAAGGAAGGAATGGCGATATGTTAAATAGATGA
- a CDS encoding carboxypeptidase regulatory-like domain-containing protein translates to MKKKISLFLMLFITVFTFAQKTISGKITDDDGVGIPSASVTIEEPGKDAILAYGITNSKGEYKVTFTSPESNVDLKVKAFNLKSLTKQISNSDQTLNFKMQSEATEIKEVQLKTKMITARGDTISYDLKAFNSKNDRTLADVMKKIPGIEVNTDGTILYQGNAINKFYVNGKDLMEGGYGTINNSLPKDAVQKVEVLENHQPVKILQDKVPSDQAAINIKLKNSVTMTGRGEVGTGFGEPWLWNVKLTPMFFGQKSQWVVNYKTNNMGEQVENEGNILAFGSGWEGKRSNISQNNWLSVENADAPNLPVKRYLLNSVHYLSANYLTNIDKKKEWELKANANYTNNAVERESNAITTDIQQGIKYNTRFLNNFYTDKLKGELIFTKNAKKGFFKNTTTFSQFWNADRAFAERNDKFGYRYGNEALQSPTSSFQNSLSTIIPWKEKMVNFKSYISYQNDKQVLEISPANYLLIPYKEKDDDEIKNMKFAPGSIALQSFRIKSLDTSHSANISFTTKGWTFTPQVGIDFSTDKLTTNFDAITEDNKPDFSTLAYENDLKFTRVNPSASVGINYKSESWSLFSSFPVNFNNIKAEDQFRNVSKSLNKVTFTPNIFAQYSFASFFKASMSGGISNNFGDIQTAYAGYILTSPGGFSIMSPENPIPQTTTKNGGVRLEYRNPLNNLFFNVGYRLSDAKNNLLASSVVNASGISMTEYIERENKRTSNSYYAEIGKYFPKFKTNASFSFNNSLSKSQLIRNTDLIDNKTDANTLGFKLNNTYFSWMSIDFNATKTWSKQSNAYLTGNLGKIEGYTHNLNVFFYPLEGHTLGFYWDQINSKLGDTKFNNGFFDVSYQFSWTKKKVDFELKWMNIADRKVFEKVTVEDATIKQTTMQLRPSQVMFTVKFNFK, encoded by the coding sequence ATGAAAAAAAAAATTTCCTTATTTCTGATGCTTTTTATAACGGTATTCACCTTTGCTCAGAAAACAATTTCCGGAAAAATTACGGATGATGATGGGGTAGGTATACCGAGTGCAAGTGTAACCATTGAAGAACCGGGTAAAGATGCCATTTTAGCTTATGGAATAACGAATTCCAAAGGGGAGTACAAGGTTACTTTCACTTCTCCGGAATCCAATGTGGATCTTAAGGTAAAAGCTTTCAACCTGAAATCGCTTACAAAGCAAATCAGCAACAGTGATCAGACCTTGAATTTTAAAATGCAGTCTGAAGCTACAGAAATTAAGGAAGTACAACTGAAAACAAAAATGATCACTGCGAGAGGAGATACCATTTCCTATGATCTTAAAGCATTCAACAGTAAAAATGACAGGACTCTGGCCGATGTCATGAAAAAGATTCCCGGGATTGAAGTCAATACAGACGGAACCATCTTGTATCAGGGGAATGCAATCAATAAATTCTATGTTAACGGTAAAGACCTTATGGAAGGCGGTTATGGGACGATCAATAATTCGCTTCCCAAAGATGCTGTACAAAAAGTGGAAGTCCTTGAAAATCACCAGCCGGTAAAAATCCTTCAGGATAAAGTACCTTCAGACCAGGCGGCGATCAATATTAAACTTAAAAACTCAGTAACTATGACCGGCCGTGGCGAAGTGGGGACCGGTTTTGGTGAACCATGGCTATGGAATGTGAAGCTTACTCCTATGTTTTTCGGACAGAAAAGCCAGTGGGTAGTCAACTATAAAACCAACAATATGGGTGAGCAGGTGGAAAATGAAGGAAATATTCTGGCATTCGGAAGTGGATGGGAAGGGAAGAGATCCAATATTTCCCAGAATAACTGGCTGAGTGTAGAAAATGCAGATGCACCCAATCTTCCTGTGAAAAGATATTTGCTGAATAGTGTACATTACCTCTCTGCCAATTACCTTACCAATATTGATAAGAAAAAAGAATGGGAACTTAAAGCCAATGCCAATTATACTAATAATGCGGTGGAAAGAGAGTCAAATGCTATAACTACAGATATCCAGCAGGGAATAAAGTACAATACCAGGTTTCTGAATAATTTTTATACAGATAAACTTAAAGGAGAATTAATTTTCACAAAGAATGCTAAAAAGGGATTCTTTAAAAATACAACAACTTTCTCCCAGTTTTGGAATGCAGATAGAGCCTTTGCAGAGAGAAATGATAAATTTGGATATAGATATGGAAATGAAGCATTGCAGTCTCCAACTTCGTCATTTCAGAACTCCTTAAGTACCATCATTCCATGGAAAGAGAAAATGGTCAATTTTAAATCCTATATAAGTTATCAGAATGATAAACAGGTATTGGAGATTTCTCCTGCCAATTATTTACTAATTCCTTATAAAGAGAAAGATGATGATGAAATTAAAAATATGAAATTTGCACCTGGAAGTATTGCTTTACAGAGTTTTAGAATTAAAAGTTTAGATACATCACACTCTGCAAATATCAGTTTTACCACAAAAGGATGGACGTTTACACCACAAGTTGGAATTGATTTTTCTACAGATAAGTTAACTACTAATTTTGATGCAATTACAGAGGATAACAAACCTGATTTCAGTACCCTGGCTTATGAAAATGATTTAAAGTTCACTAGAGTTAACCCATCTGCTTCAGTAGGTATAAACTATAAATCAGAATCATGGAGCTTATTTTCCAGCTTTCCGGTTAACTTTAATAATATAAAAGCAGAAGACCAGTTCAGAAATGTTTCAAAGTCTTTAAATAAAGTGACCTTTACCCCTAATATTTTTGCTCAATACTCTTTTGCATCATTCTTTAAAGCAAGTATGAGCGGAGGAATCAGTAATAATTTCGGGGATATACAAACTGCTTATGCAGGATATATTCTTACAAGCCCTGGGGGGTTCAGTATAATGAGTCCTGAAAATCCAATACCTCAGACTACTACAAAAAATGGAGGAGTAAGGTTGGAATATAGAAATCCACTTAATAATCTTTTCTTTAATGTTGGGTATAGGCTAAGTGATGCTAAAAATAACTTATTGGCTTCAAGTGTCGTTAATGCATCAGGGATCAGTATGACTGAATATATAGAGCGTGAAAATAAAAGAACAAGCAATAGCTATTATGCAGAAATAGGAAAATATTTTCCAAAATTTAAAACCAATGCATCATTTAGCTTTAATAATAGTCTATCAAAATCACAATTGATAAGGAATACAGATTTGATTGATAATAAGACTGATGCCAATACATTAGGCTTTAAGTTGAACAATACATATTTCTCATGGATGAGTATAGATTTTAATGCTACTAAAACATGGAGCAAACAATCTAATGCCTATCTGACAGGAAACTTAGGAAAAATAGAAGGATATACCCATAATTTAAATGTATTCTTCTATCCTTTGGAAGGTCATACGCTTGGATTCTATTGGGATCAGATTAATTCAAAATTGGGCGATACAAAATTTAACAATGGATTTTTTGATGTATCCTATCAATTCAGCTGGACTAAGAAAAAAGTTGATTTTGAACTGAAATGGATGAATATTGCTGATAGAAAAGTATTTGAAAAGGTAACTGTAGAAGATGCTACAATTAAACAAACCACAATGCAGCTCCGTCCTAGTCAGGTCATGTTTACGGTAAAATTCAATTTTAAATAA
- a CDS encoding Sir2 family NAD-dependent protein deacetylase: MKKLTILSGAGISAESGIQTFRDGDGLWENHNVTDVASPEGWRKDRTLVLEFYNQRRRQLHEVQPNEAHKLVTELEKYFDVQIITQNIDDLHERAGSTKILHIHGELFKSCSCNNKRLIYEQKDDIKIGDKAEDGAQLRPFIVWFGEDVPLYQDAREIVKDSDILLVIGTSLQVYPAAGLIHDIKDDCLLIVINPNETGFGYGQRAVVMKETATQGMKLLFDKLVNLA; this comes from the coding sequence ATGAAAAAACTAACCATATTAAGCGGTGCGGGAATCAGTGCTGAAAGCGGAATACAAACCTTCAGAGATGGAGACGGCCTTTGGGAAAATCATAATGTAACCGATGTAGCCAGTCCGGAAGGATGGAGAAAAGATAGAACCTTGGTATTGGAATTTTACAACCAGAGAAGACGTCAGCTTCATGAAGTACAACCTAATGAAGCCCACAAATTGGTGACAGAACTGGAAAAATACTTTGATGTTCAGATCATCACCCAAAATATTGATGACCTGCATGAAAGAGCCGGTTCCACCAAGATCCTTCACATCCATGGAGAATTGTTCAAATCATGCTCATGCAATAATAAAAGATTGATCTATGAGCAGAAAGACGATATTAAGATAGGAGATAAAGCAGAAGACGGAGCTCAGTTGAGGCCTTTTATCGTTTGGTTTGGGGAAGATGTTCCTTTATATCAGGATGCCAGAGAAATAGTAAAAGATTCAGATATTTTGTTGGTTATTGGAACCTCTTTGCAGGTATATCCGGCTGCGGGCCTGATCCACGATATCAAAGATGATTGTCTTTTAATTGTTATCAATCCTAATGAAACAGGTTTTGGTTATGGGCAAAGAGCAGTAGTGATGAAAGAAACAGCCACACAGGGAATGAAACTGTTGTTTGATAAACTGGTAAACCTTGCCTGA
- a CDS encoding TIGR02452 family protein: MTNKGMAKDTLDILARKYYINTENERIDIGKELEISKKETVLFTPEQLSELTAAPMPETHFETQFETWCCSSLKAILDLTQKEDPEKVMCLNFASAKNPGGGFINGAEAQEESLARTSGLYETLLMAEDYYTLHRSMTSCFYTDTMIYSPKVPVFRKDKGELLSKPVLCNFITSPAVNAGVVKRQEPQRENEILGAMDIRTDKMLALALHQGNETLILGAWGCGVFKNDPKEIAGLFKKYLHGKYKNKFKRVVFAVLTKKEEMLKPFEEIQ, encoded by the coding sequence ATGACAAATAAAGGAATGGCAAAAGATACATTGGATATCCTGGCCAGGAAATATTATATAAATACGGAAAACGAAAGAATAGATATAGGAAAAGAGCTGGAAATCAGTAAAAAGGAAACCGTTCTTTTCACCCCGGAACAACTTTCTGAGCTCACAGCTGCTCCAATGCCGGAAACTCATTTTGAAACTCAATTTGAAACCTGGTGTTGTAGTTCACTAAAGGCTATTTTAGACTTAACACAAAAAGAAGATCCGGAAAAAGTAATGTGCCTGAATTTTGCCTCAGCAAAAAATCCGGGTGGCGGATTTATCAATGGAGCCGAAGCGCAGGAAGAAAGCTTAGCAAGAACTTCGGGATTGTATGAAACCCTGTTAATGGCAGAAGATTATTATACATTACATCGCAGTATGACCTCTTGCTTTTACACGGATACGATGATTTACAGCCCTAAAGTTCCTGTTTTCAGAAAGGATAAAGGAGAATTGCTATCGAAACCGGTACTATGTAATTTCATTACTTCTCCGGCAGTGAATGCAGGGGTTGTAAAGCGACAGGAACCCCAAAGAGAAAATGAGATATTGGGAGCAATGGATATTAGGACAGATAAGATGCTTGCACTGGCCTTACACCAGGGAAATGAAACCCTTATTTTAGGGGCCTGGGGTTGTGGCGTATTCAAAAATGATCCGAAAGAAATCGCCGGACTGTTCAAAAAATATCTTCACGGAAAATATAAGAACAAATTTAAAAGAGTGGTTTTTGCAGTGCTTACAAAAAAAGAGGAGATGCTGAAACCATTTGAAGAAATACAATGA
- a CDS encoding DinB family protein, which translates to MDTLSQFKNELEAEYQTTRKFFEAYPDEKNDFSPHEKSMKMLPLATHIAEIFEWPNTMLTTSELDFASGAYQPKQLSTREDLLQTLDQNFKSGKEALENANENDLTASWALKNNGEELAKWSKYESIRHALNQITHHRAQLGVYYRINDIPLPGSYGPSADHQAF; encoded by the coding sequence ATGGATACTTTATCACAATTTAAAAATGAGCTGGAAGCCGAATACCAAACCACCAGAAAATTCTTTGAAGCTTATCCTGACGAAAAAAATGACTTTTCCCCTCATGAAAAAAGTATGAAAATGCTGCCTCTCGCTACTCACATTGCTGAAATTTTTGAATGGCCGAACACCATGCTTACCACATCTGAGCTTGATTTTGCCAGTGGGGCCTATCAGCCTAAGCAACTTTCTACGAGAGAAGATCTTCTTCAAACGCTTGATCAGAATTTCAAATCAGGAAAAGAAGCCCTGGAAAATGCCAATGAGAATGATCTTACAGCAAGTTGGGCGCTGAAAAACAATGGAGAAGAACTTGCAAAATGGTCTAAATACGAATCCATTCGCCATGCTTTAAACCAAATTACTCATCACAGAGCACAATTGGGTGTTTATTACAGGATCAATGACATTCCTTTACCGGGAAGCTACGGTCCTTCTGCCGATCATCAGGCTTTTTAA
- a CDS encoding ferrous iron transport protein A: MGKILGYDNDHLKMPNKIIEMGLLPETVFRILYQAPFNGPMYVEFGAEKSRIALREEEGDYIIVEELN, encoded by the coding sequence ATGGGAAAGATATTGGGATATGATAATGACCATCTGAAAATGCCCAATAAAATCATTGAAATGGGACTTCTACCGGAGACCGTTTTCAGGATTTTGTACCAGGCTCCATTCAATGGACCGATGTATGTGGAGTTTGGAGCAGAGAAAAGCCGGATTGCTCTTCGTGAGGAAGAAGGAGATTATATCATTGTTGAAGAATTGAATTAA
- a CDS encoding GLPGLI family protein, with amino-acid sequence MKKLFSVFLITLFAFANAQEAKETANRFFYELTFKPKKDSVKLDKLITILDITPKKSIYQDYTIPSQDSIIKLAVEEMEKAKTWKDISKLIRMPKFAYKIVKTYPEMKEQYVDRVSMNLFGYDDPVKFTWNILPEKQKIGEYNTQKATTEYGGRKWTAWFSSDIPFQDGPYKFYGLPGLIVKIEDDEKNYSWMLSGNKKIENYDELSYSDKINAKYGVSNTVTPTTKEKFDKAYASFKQDPMAEIRQRVTPEMMNMKMPGSDVTIGDALKRQEKMTKDYFNSNDNPIEKDQASSDKKKK; translated from the coding sequence ATGAAAAAGCTATTTTCAGTATTTCTTATCACGCTTTTTGCCTTTGCTAATGCTCAGGAAGCTAAAGAAACGGCTAACCGATTCTTTTATGAACTTACATTTAAGCCCAAAAAAGACTCTGTAAAGCTAGATAAGCTGATAACGATTTTGGATATTACTCCTAAAAAATCTATTTATCAGGATTATACCATTCCTTCTCAGGATTCTATTATCAAGCTCGCTGTTGAGGAAATGGAGAAAGCCAAAACATGGAAAGATATTTCTAAACTCATCAGGATGCCTAAGTTTGCCTACAAGATTGTGAAAACATATCCGGAAATGAAAGAGCAGTATGTTGATAGAGTAAGCATGAATTTATTTGGATATGATGACCCTGTTAAGTTTACCTGGAATATTCTTCCGGAGAAGCAGAAAATAGGAGAATACAATACTCAAAAAGCGACTACAGAATATGGAGGCAGAAAATGGACTGCATGGTTTAGTTCAGATATTCCTTTTCAGGATGGCCCCTATAAGTTCTACGGTCTTCCAGGGTTAATCGTTAAGATTGAAGATGACGAGAAAAACTATTCCTGGATGTTAAGCGGGAATAAGAAGATTGAAAATTATGATGAGTTATCCTATTCAGATAAGATCAATGCGAAATATGGTGTTTCCAACACAGTAACACCTACAACAAAAGAAAAATTTGACAAGGCCTATGCTAGCTTTAAGCAGGATCCAATGGCTGAAATCAGACAAAGAGTAACTCCGGAAATGATGAATATGAAAATGCCGGGATCTGATGTAACCATCGGTGATGCACTTAAAAGACAAGAAAAAATGACAAAGGATTACTTTAACTCAAATGATAATCCGATTGAAAAAGATCAGGCTTCTTCTGATAAAAAGAAAAAATAA